A genomic window from Pseudomonas alcaligenes includes:
- a CDS encoding HD domain-containing phosphohydrolase, protein MALPRTADIPSELLEEFRLDTAEQLPRCEQLLIELERFPDDSSRLRELFRLVHTIKGSLGYVELNHLLPLPQAMEDVLERLREGALHFDSLLGDILLLSLDQLRSLIDAALGLAEPPDPHSIASQCQALRALAAAPPAQQDEIRRTLLQHLDPSTRLQPAEVASQEQIRQLLERHAIALDADLQFFIELMSAGEHRSSFWHGRGLRLLELTLAINHSAGEPVEPAQLAAAVCLHDLGMAFLPLDLLHKRSALSREERRLMQSHPRLAGELLKHMPAWASAREIILQHQEHADGSGYPKGLREAEIHPGALLLNITDTFDARTHERAHQTLSKRPRLRAILEINNLAGQQFSRHWVEHFNRTLQLRPELAHL, encoded by the coding sequence ATGGCCCTGCCCCGCACCGCCGACATCCCCAGTGAACTGCTGGAGGAGTTCCGCCTCGACACCGCCGAGCAGCTGCCGCGCTGCGAGCAGCTGCTGATCGAGCTGGAACGCTTTCCCGACGACAGCTCGCGCCTGCGCGAACTGTTCCGCCTGGTACACACCATCAAGGGCAGCCTGGGCTATGTCGAGCTGAACCACCTGCTGCCGCTACCACAGGCCATGGAGGACGTGCTCGAGCGTCTGCGCGAGGGCGCCCTGCACTTCGACAGCCTGCTCGGCGACATCCTGCTGCTCAGCCTCGACCAGCTGCGCAGCCTGATCGATGCGGCGCTGGGGCTGGCCGAGCCACCCGATCCGCACAGCATCGCCAGCCAGTGCCAGGCCCTGCGGGCGCTGGCGGCCGCCCCGCCGGCGCAGCAGGACGAGATCCGCCGCACCCTGCTGCAGCACCTGGACCCCAGCACCCGTTTGCAACCGGCCGAGGTCGCCAGCCAGGAACAGATCCGCCAACTGTTAGAACGCCACGCCATCGCCCTGGATGCCGACCTGCAGTTCTTCATCGAACTGATGAGCGCCGGCGAGCATCGCTCGTCCTTCTGGCATGGCCGCGGCCTGCGCCTGCTCGAACTGACGCTGGCCATCAACCACAGCGCCGGAGAACCGGTGGAGCCGGCACAACTGGCCGCCGCGGTATGCCTGCACGACCTCGGCATGGCCTTTCTGCCCCTGGACCTGCTGCACAAGCGGAGCGCACTCAGCCGCGAGGAGCGCCGCCTCATGCAGAGTCACCCGCGCCTGGCCGGTGAACTGCTCAAACACATGCCGGCCTGGGCCAGCGCGCGCGAAATCATCCTGCAGCATCAGGAGCATGCGGACGGCAGCGGCTACCCGAAAGGCCTGCGTGAAGCCGAGATTCACCCCGGCGCCCTGCTGCTGAACATCACCGACACCTTCGACGCCCGCACCCACGAGCGCGCCCACCAGACCCTGAGCAAGCGCCCGCGCCTGCGCGCCATCCTCGAGATCAACAACCTGGCCGGCCAGCAGTTCAGCCGCCACTGGGTCGAGCACTTCAACCGCACCTTGCAGCTCAGACCGGAGCTGGCCCATCTGTGA
- a CDS encoding Dps family protein, whose amino-acid sequence MEINIGIAEQDRAAIAEGLSRLLADTYTLYLKTHNFHWNVTGPMFNTLHLMFEAQYTELALAVDLIAERIRALGFPAPGTYAAYARLSSIKEEEGVPSAEDMIKLLVQGQEAVVRTARGIFPLLDRVSDEPTADLLTQRMQVHEKTAWMLRSLLAA is encoded by the coding sequence ATGGAAATCAACATCGGCATCGCCGAACAGGACCGCGCCGCCATTGCCGAAGGACTGTCCCGCCTGCTGGCGGACACCTACACCCTGTACCTGAAGACCCACAACTTTCACTGGAACGTCACCGGTCCGATGTTCAACACCCTGCACCTGATGTTCGAGGCGCAATACACCGAGCTGGCCCTGGCGGTGGACCTGATAGCCGAACGCATCCGCGCCCTGGGCTTCCCGGCACCGGGCACCTATGCCGCCTACGCACGCCTGTCTTCGATCAAGGAAGAGGAAGGCGTACCCTCCGCCGAGGACATGATCAAACTGCTGGTCCAGGGTCAGGAAGCGGTAGTGCGCACCGCCCGCGGCATCTTCCCGCTGCTGGACCGGGTCAGTGACGAACCGACCGCCGACCTGCTGACCCAGCGCATGCAGGTGCATGAGAAGACCGCCTGGATGCTGCGCAGCCTGCTGGCGGCCTGA